From one Mycolicibacterium sp. HK-90 genomic stretch:
- a CDS encoding DUF732 domain-containing protein, with product MSSRRLSTRALATAIGAAALAASAAFGVAPAHATAQDDQFFTIVKDLGIPSNSAEEAGTVGRGVCDAFEKGRIEPARTVRGVINQLMSQAGIDKGQAANLVRGAVKIYCPQYASFLGR from the coding sequence ATGTCGTCCCGGCGCCTGAGCACCCGAGCCTTGGCCACCGCGATCGGCGCGGCCGCGCTGGCCGCGAGCGCCGCATTCGGCGTCGCACCGGCCCACGCCACCGCCCAGGACGACCAGTTCTTCACGATCGTCAAAGATCTCGGCATCCCGTCGAACTCGGCCGAGGAGGCCGGCACGGTGGGCCGCGGCGTCTGCGATGCGTTCGAGAAGGGCAGGATCGAGCCCGCTCGCACGGTGCGCGGAGTCATCAATCAGCTGATGAGCCAGGCCGGCATCGACAAGGGCCAGGCCGCGAACCTGGTCCGGGGTGCGGTCAAGATCTACTGCCCGCAGTACGCGTCATTCCTCGGGCGCTGA
- a CDS encoding oxygenase MpaB family protein, with protein MTQDTSEACPVTSGSAAVGAGCPAAPGGYEAPPTPLGPDSLTWKYFGDWRGMLQGPWAGSMQNMHPQLGAAVMEHSIFFQERWPRLLRSLYPIGGVVFDGTRAPQTGAEVRDYHVDIKGVDEQGRRYHALNPEVFYWAHSTFFVGTIIVADRLAGGISEADKRQLFEEHKQWYSMYGMSMRPVPETWEDFQEYWEHMCRNVLENNQAARDVLDLSELPKPPFAAKMPDWMWALQRKHVVHPLFVWFTVGLYHPAVRELMGYTWSDRDEKRHRLLGKVIGKVFKLVPRRRRMHPRARTAWDRATGRIPADAPLVHTPARNLPPVGHRDNGMHYCPKV; from the coding sequence GTGACACAAGATACTTCTGAGGCATGCCCCGTGACCAGCGGATCCGCTGCGGTGGGGGCAGGTTGCCCGGCCGCTCCCGGCGGGTACGAGGCGCCGCCGACGCCGCTCGGGCCGGACTCGCTGACGTGGAAGTACTTCGGCGACTGGCGGGGCATGCTCCAAGGACCGTGGGCCGGGTCGATGCAGAACATGCATCCACAGCTCGGCGCGGCCGTCATGGAGCACTCGATCTTCTTCCAGGAACGCTGGCCCCGGCTGTTGCGGTCGCTGTATCCGATCGGCGGCGTGGTGTTCGACGGCACCCGTGCGCCGCAGACCGGCGCCGAGGTGCGCGACTACCACGTCGACATCAAGGGGGTCGACGAACAGGGGCGGCGCTATCACGCGTTGAATCCCGAGGTTTTCTACTGGGCGCATTCGACGTTCTTCGTCGGCACGATCATCGTGGCGGATCGGCTCGCAGGCGGGATATCCGAGGCGGACAAGCGGCAGCTGTTCGAGGAACACAAGCAGTGGTACTCGATGTACGGCATGAGCATGCGGCCCGTGCCCGAAACCTGGGAGGACTTCCAGGAGTACTGGGAACACATGTGCCGCAACGTGTTGGAGAACAACCAGGCCGCACGCGATGTGCTGGACCTGAGCGAGCTGCCGAAGCCGCCGTTCGCCGCGAAGATGCCCGACTGGATGTGGGCATTGCAGCGCAAGCACGTCGTGCATCCGTTGTTCGTCTGGTTCACCGTCGGTCTGTACCACCCGGCGGTGCGCGAGCTGATGGGCTACACCTGGTCGGATCGTGACGAGAAGCGGCATCGCTTGCTGGGCAAGGTGATTGGCAAGGTCTTCAAGCTGGTGCCCCGGCGTCGCCGCATGCATCCGCGGGCTCGTACCGCGTGGGACCGGGCCACCGGCCGTATCCCGGCCGACGCTCCGCTGGTGCACACCCCGGCACGTAACCTGCCGCCCGTCGGGCACCGCGACAACGGGATGCACTACTGCCCGAAGGTGTGA